One window from the genome of Sphingomicrobium arenosum encodes:
- a CDS encoding cysteine synthase A — protein sequence MTIRTDVLDAIGNTPLIKLRRASEETGCTILGKAEWMNPGQSVKDRAAKSLVLDAIDDGRIARGGTIVDGTAGNTGIGLTMVGNALGMETVIVIPDTQTEEKKQTLRMLGAQLIEVPAVPYRNPNNYVKVAGRIAEQLAASRDGGAMFADQFDNKANRQAHIDTTGPEIWTQTDGKVDGFVCAVGTGGTLAGMAMALRERNKNIQIGIVDPPGAALYSYFTTGELKAEGSSITEGIGQGRITGNLEGLTVDHAFRVEDQESLDINFALLEEEGLNLGLSSGINVAGAIRLAKEMGPGHTIVTILCDPGTRYASRLFNPEFLREKGYRVPDFLTRQRPAIDIPYLPTE from the coding sequence ATGACCATCCGTACCGACGTTCTCGACGCCATCGGCAATACCCCGCTGATCAAGCTCCGCCGCGCTTCCGAAGAAACCGGCTGCACCATCCTTGGCAAGGCCGAGTGGATGAACCCCGGACAGTCGGTCAAGGACCGCGCCGCCAAGAGCCTCGTTCTCGACGCGATCGACGACGGGCGCATCGCGCGGGGCGGCACCATCGTCGACGGCACGGCGGGCAACACGGGCATCGGCCTCACCATGGTCGGCAATGCGCTCGGTATGGAGACGGTGATCGTCATTCCCGATACGCAGACCGAGGAAAAGAAGCAGACGCTGCGCATGCTCGGCGCCCAACTGATTGAGGTGCCCGCCGTCCCCTATCGCAACCCGAACAATTACGTGAAGGTCGCGGGCCGCATCGCCGAGCAACTGGCTGCGAGCCGTGACGGCGGTGCCATGTTCGCCGACCAATTCGACAACAAGGCAAACCGACAGGCGCATATCGACACCACCGGCCCCGAAATCTGGACGCAGACCGACGGCAAGGTCGACGGCTTCGTCTGCGCGGTCGGGACCGGCGGCACGCTCGCGGGCATGGCGATGGCGCTGCGCGAGCGCAACAAGAATATCCAGATCGGTATCGTCGATCCCCCCGGCGCCGCGCTCTACAGCTATTTCACCACTGGCGAGTTGAAGGCCGAGGGCAGCTCGATCACCGAAGGCATCGGCCAGGGCCGTATCACCGGCAACCTCGAAGGCCTCACCGTCGATCACGCCTTCCGCGTCGAGGACCAGGAGAGCCTCGACATCAATTTCGCCCTGCTCGAGGAAGAGGGCCTCAACCTCGGCCTGTCCTCGGGTATCAACGTAGCGGGCGCCATCCGGCTCGCGAAGGAAATGGGCCCCGGACATACCATCGTGACGATCTTGTGCGACCCCGGCACCCGCTACGCCAGCCGCCTCTTCAACCCCGAGTTCCTGCGCGAGAAAGGCTATCGGGTGCCCGATTTCCTGACCCGCCAGCGCCCGGCAATCGACATTCCCTACCTTCCCACCGAATAG
- a CDS encoding PQQ-dependent sugar dehydrogenase, producing the protein MRLALLPLFLATTAACNGTATDEPGAAVASAGDAAPITRGEAIELADAPFTVEAMGNFEEPWAADFMPGTNLLFITGKKGEIWFKDVATGKLGSVESGLPEVDYGGQGGMGDIAFGPDWERPMGQGGDLYLSWVEAGEGDTRGGVVGRGKLLCESADSCRLVGLEVLWRQDKTEGRGHYSHRIHFSPDGQYMFVTSGDRQEQDPAQDTGNNLGTVLRLNLDGSAAAGNPMYDEGGSTAEIWSYGHRNLLGLDFAPDGRLWEIEMGPKHGDELNLVSAGSNYGWPEASYGDNYNGVPIPDHKADDPYVKPVAYWVPATSPASLLIYSGNLFGGWTGDALVPGLSGQELNVVELEGDRATGMVSYQMGARIREVVEGADGAIYLLEDDRGPSDGTLLRLRPKG; encoded by the coding sequence ATGCGCCTTGCCCTTCTTCCGCTCTTTCTTGCCACGACCGCAGCCTGCAATGGCACGGCGACCGACGAGCCTGGTGCCGCCGTGGCGAGCGCCGGCGACGCCGCGCCGATCACCCGCGGCGAGGCAATCGAATTGGCCGACGCACCTTTCACGGTCGAGGCGATGGGGAATTTCGAGGAGCCCTGGGCGGCCGATTTCATGCCCGGCACCAATCTGCTCTTCATCACGGGCAAGAAAGGCGAGATCTGGTTCAAGGATGTCGCCACCGGAAAGCTCGGCAGCGTCGAGAGCGGTTTGCCCGAGGTCGATTATGGCGGGCAGGGCGGCATGGGCGACATCGCCTTCGGTCCCGACTGGGAGAGACCCATGGGGCAGGGCGGCGACCTCTACCTCAGCTGGGTCGAGGCGGGCGAGGGCGATACGCGCGGCGGTGTCGTGGGGCGCGGCAAGCTCTTGTGCGAAAGCGCCGACAGTTGCCGTCTCGTCGGACTCGAGGTCCTGTGGCGGCAGGACAAGACCGAGGGGCGCGGCCATTATTCGCATCGCATCCATTTCTCGCCCGACGGGCAATATATGTTCGTGACGAGCGGCGACCGGCAGGAGCAGGACCCGGCACAGGACACGGGCAACAATCTCGGCACCGTGCTGCGGCTCAACCTCGACGGTAGCGCGGCGGCGGGCAATCCGATGTACGACGAGGGCGGCTCGACCGCCGAAATCTGGAGCTATGGCCATCGCAATTTGCTCGGCCTCGATTTTGCGCCCGACGGGCGCCTGTGGGAGATCGAGATGGGGCCCAAGCATGGTGATGAACTCAATCTCGTGAGCGCGGGGAGCAATTACGGATGGCCCGAGGCGAGCTATGGCGACAATTACAACGGCGTGCCGATCCCCGATCACAAGGCTGACGATCCCTATGTCAAGCCGGTGGCCTATTGGGTACCGGCCACCAGCCCGGCGAGCCTGCTCATCTATTCCGGCAACCTGTTCGGCGGCTGGACGGGCGATGCGCTGGTGCCCGGATTGTCGGGGCAGGAACTCAATGTCGTCGAGCTCGAGGGTGATCGCGCGACCGGCATGGTGAGCTATCAGATGGGGGCGCGCATCCGCGAGGTGGTCGAAGGGGCCGACGGGGCGATCTACCTGCTCGAGGATGATCGCGGCCCGAGCGACGGCACGCTGCTGCGCTTGCGTCCCAAGGGCTGA
- a CDS encoding hemolysin family protein, with protein sequence MATKPDEGSRIWRGMRALFFGDDEEQSLRDQIEEAIDEADEAGPAKVGDLSPHERTMLRNLLHFADRTAGDICVPRGDIIAVRRDADFDSLVAQFADAEHSRLPVTGDNLDEIIGMIHIKDLFAAEVGTKPKRIEDLMREPLFVPTTMGVIDILASMRTQRVHMAVVVDEFGGTEGLVTIEDVVEEIIGEIEDEHDETPEAALVLLDEGVWEADARVEMDEVIEHVDPALAWEEDEVDTLGGLAFLLAGRILEPGQSVEHPSGWRLECVEAEPKRMTRLRIHAPEPAQPDATE encoded by the coding sequence ATGGCCACCAAGCCTGACGAAGGCTCGCGAATCTGGCGCGGCATGCGCGCGCTTTTCTTTGGCGACGACGAAGAACAATCGCTGCGCGACCAGATCGAGGAAGCGATCGACGAGGCCGACGAGGCCGGCCCTGCCAAGGTCGGCGACCTCAGCCCGCACGAACGCACCATGCTTCGCAACCTCTTGCATTTCGCCGACCGGACGGCAGGGGATATCTGCGTGCCACGCGGCGACATCATCGCGGTCCGCCGCGACGCCGATTTCGACAGCCTCGTCGCGCAATTCGCCGATGCCGAACACAGCCGCCTGCCTGTCACCGGCGATAATCTCGACGAGATCATCGGCATGATCCACATCAAGGACCTGTTTGCCGCCGAGGTCGGGACCAAGCCCAAGCGCATCGAGGACCTCATGCGCGAGCCCTTGTTCGTGCCCACCACCATGGGGGTGATCGATATTCTTGCCTCGATGCGCACCCAACGTGTGCACATGGCGGTGGTCGTCGATGAATTCGGCGGCACCGAGGGTCTCGTCACTATCGAGGACGTGGTCGAGGAGATCATCGGCGAGATCGAGGACGAACATGACGAGACGCCCGAGGCGGCGCTGGTCCTGCTCGACGAAGGCGTCTGGGAGGCCGATGCGCGCGTCGAGATGGACGAGGTGATCGAGCATGTCGATCCCGCGCTCGCCTGGGAAGAGGATGAAGTCGATACCTTGGGTGGCCTTGCCTTCCTCCTTGCCGGCCGCATCCTCGAGCCGGGCCAGTCGGTCGAGCACCCCTCGGGCTGGCGCCTCGAATGCGTCGAGGCCGAACCCAAGCGCATGACGCGCCTGCGCATTCACGCGCCCGAACCGGCCCAGCCCGACGCCACCGAATAA
- the lnt gene encoding apolipoprotein N-acyltransferase: protein MDRLRAVTASHRAAPWLALGLGLLGATGFAPLGAWPLLILSLSGLLMLLHAAPTTKRAALLGWLYGVGQFTLGLNWIATAFTFQSNMPAWLGWIAVVLLSLYLAVYPMLASLGAWNLSKRQPLALGLFLAGFWIIGEWLRATLFTGFAWNPLAVALVPTPALRLAPLVGTYAMSGIIVIAGAALWWAALKRIKAAAIVAASLAAALLLPQQPLIEQTREAVQPNSAAEQPSAPAADSDGSLPEPPPPPDPSTHWPVIRIVQPNIGQADKWRAGFDRIAADRLSTLSLKPGEADLGSPQILFWPEAAITRPALDEREARQTAARYERLRATRGLIDGQTLVTGGIGVQSSDGREVDAATNSIFVLSPNGTISARYDKAHLVPYGEYLPMRSLLEPIGLSRLAPGAYDFAAGPGPRSLPLPYRDLRMGLQICYEIIFSGRVVDREDRPDVIFNPSNDAWFGAWGPPQHLAQARLRAAEEGLPVIRATPTGISALIDAKGGLIETIPSGTADHIDALLPRALAPPPFAHLGNLLAAAIAGLFFLSGIALARRPR, encoded by the coding sequence ATGGATCGCCTTCGTGCAGTGACCGCGAGCCATCGCGCCGCGCCCTGGCTTGCCCTCGGCCTCGGCCTGTTGGGGGCGACCGGGTTCGCGCCGCTCGGCGCATGGCCGCTCCTGATCCTTTCGCTGAGCGGGCTCCTCATGCTGCTCCACGCCGCGCCGACCACGAAACGCGCCGCGCTGCTCGGTTGGCTATACGGCGTCGGCCAATTCACGCTCGGTCTCAACTGGATCGCCACCGCCTTTACCTTCCAGTCGAACATGCCCGCCTGGCTCGGCTGGATCGCGGTGGTGCTCCTAAGCCTCTACCTTGCCGTCTACCCGATGCTCGCGAGCCTGGGCGCTTGGAATCTTTCGAAACGCCAGCCGCTCGCGCTCGGTCTGTTCCTCGCCGGCTTCTGGATCATCGGCGAATGGCTTCGCGCCACCCTCTTCACCGGCTTTGCATGGAATCCGCTGGCCGTCGCGCTCGTGCCCACGCCCGCGCTGCGCCTCGCACCGCTCGTCGGCACCTACGCCATGTCGGGCATCATCGTCATCGCGGGCGCGGCGCTCTGGTGGGCAGCGCTCAAGCGGATCAAGGCCGCTGCGATCGTCGCCGCGTCCCTCGCCGCCGCGCTTCTGCTGCCCCAGCAACCCCTCATCGAACAGACGCGGGAGGCCGTGCAGCCGAATAGCGCCGCCGAACAGCCCTCCGCGCCCGCTGCCGATAGCGATGGCAGCCTCCCCGAGCCCCCGCCGCCTCCCGATCCTTCGACCCATTGGCCGGTCATCCGCATCGTCCAGCCCAATATCGGCCAAGCCGACAAGTGGCGCGCGGGCTTCGATCGCATCGCCGCCGACCGGCTCTCGACGCTCAGTCTCAAGCCGGGCGAGGCGGACCTCGGCTCGCCGCAGATCCTTTTCTGGCCCGAAGCCGCCATCACCCGGCCAGCGCTCGACGAGCGCGAGGCCCGCCAAACGGCCGCCCGATATGAGAGGCTGCGCGCCACCCGCGGCCTGATCGATGGCCAGACATTGGTCACCGGGGGGATCGGCGTGCAGTCCTCCGACGGGCGTGAGGTCGATGCCGCCACCAACAGCATCTTCGTCCTATCTCCCAACGGCACGATCAGCGCGCGCTACGACAAGGCCCATCTCGTCCCCTATGGCGAGTATCTGCCGATGCGCAGCCTGCTCGAGCCCATCGGCCTGTCGCGCCTCGCACCCGGAGCCTATGATTTCGCCGCCGGTCCCGGCCCGCGTAGCCTTCCACTCCCCTACCGCGATCTGCGCATGGGCTTGCAGATCTGCTACGAGATCATCTTCTCGGGCCGCGTGGTCGACCGCGAGGATCGACCCGACGTGATCTTCAACCCGTCCAACGATGCCTGGTTCGGCGCCTGGGGCCCTCCCCAACATCTCGCCCAGGCGCGGCTTCGCGCCGCCGAAGAGGGCCTGCCCGTCATCCGCGCCACCCCGACCGGCATCAGCGCCCTCATCGACGCCAAGGGCGGATTGATCGAGACCATCCCGTCGGGGACCGCCGACCATATCGACGCGCTTCTGCCGCGCGCACTGGCGCCGCCTCCCTTCGCCCATCTCGGCAATCTCCTCGCGGCAGCCATCGCCGGGCTCTTCTTCCTGTCCGGCATTGCCCTCGCCAGACGCCCTCGTTAG
- the ybeY gene encoding rRNA maturation RNase YbeY, translated as MSLTINIDADDDWDSSSARLSELAEPTLRAAIAESAFPVLADSGREVEISLALLSDADVHDLNRQWRDKDKPTNVLSFPMAEPEELDEADRPGPPLMLGDMALAHGVCAREAAEKFISLEDHARHLMVHGMLHLLGYDHMNDEEATDMEARETRALARLGIADPYGDRNGHQA; from the coding sequence ATGAGCCTCACCATCAATATCGACGCCGACGACGACTGGGACAGTAGCAGCGCTCGCTTGAGCGAGCTTGCCGAGCCAACGCTGCGCGCCGCCATCGCCGAAAGCGCCTTTCCCGTCCTTGCCGACAGCGGTCGCGAGGTCGAGATCAGCCTCGCCCTCCTCTCCGACGCCGACGTCCACGACCTCAACCGCCAGTGGCGCGACAAGGACAAGCCGACCAACGTGCTGAGCTTTCCCATGGCCGAGCCCGAGGAACTGGACGAAGCCGACAGGCCCGGCCCGCCGCTGATGCTCGGCGACATGGCGCTTGCCCATGGCGTCTGCGCGCGCGAGGCCGCCGAAAAGTTCATCAGCCTCGAGGATCACGCCCGCCACCTGATGGTGCACGGCATGCTGCACCTCCTTGGCTACGATCACATGAACGATGAAGAAGCGACCGACATGGAAGCGCGCGAGACCCGCGCGCTCGCCCGTCTTGGGATCGCCGACCCCTATGGAGACCGTAATGGCCACCAAGCCTGA
- the metK gene encoding methionine adenosyltransferase — protein sequence MRKTYLFTSESVSEGHPDKVADQISDAIVDLFLSKDPEARVACETLVSTNRVILAGEIRGEGVMTPTGEWAPGIKREIEDKVRATVKRIGYEQDGFHWDNLTFENFLHAQSAHIAQGVDASGNKDEGAGDQGIMFGFACDETPDLMPAAIDYSHKILERLAADRHGGKAPFLEPDAKSQVTLRYEDGRPVACTAVVVSTQHIEGYDKAEKEAELKDYVKGVVADILPDGLLSGDTVYHINPTGSFVIGGPDGDAGLTGRKIIVDTYGGAAPHGGGAFSGKDPTKVDRSAAYISRYLAKNIVAAGLARRCTIQLAYAIGVSQPLSLYVDTHGTGNVPDDAIEAAIFSIDTLGGLTPRAIRTHLGLNKPIYEKSAAYGHFGRTAEGDYFPWERTDLVEELKSAVAG from the coding sequence ATGCGCAAGACCTACCTCTTCACCTCGGAAAGCGTGTCCGAGGGCCATCCCGACAAGGTTGCCGACCAGATTTCCGACGCCATCGTCGATCTGTTCCTCTCCAAGGACCCCGAAGCGCGCGTCGCCTGCGAAACGCTGGTGTCGACCAATCGCGTCATCCTCGCCGGCGAAATTCGCGGCGAAGGGGTGATGACGCCGACCGGCGAATGGGCCCCCGGCATCAAGCGCGAGATCGAGGACAAGGTCCGCGCCACGGTGAAGCGCATCGGCTACGAGCAGGACGGCTTCCACTGGGACAATCTCACCTTCGAGAACTTCCTCCACGCCCAGTCCGCGCATATCGCACAGGGCGTCGATGCCAGCGGCAACAAGGACGAGGGCGCGGGCGACCAGGGCATCATGTTCGGTTTCGCCTGTGACGAGACCCCCGACCTCATGCCCGCCGCGATCGACTACAGCCACAAGATCCTCGAGCGGCTCGCCGCCGACCGTCATGGCGGAAAGGCCCCCTTCCTCGAACCCGATGCCAAAAGCCAGGTCACGCTGCGCTACGAGGATGGCCGCCCCGTCGCCTGCACCGCGGTCGTCGTCTCGACCCAGCATATCGAAGGCTATGACAAGGCCGAGAAGGAAGCCGAGCTCAAGGACTATGTGAAGGGCGTCGTCGCCGACATCCTGCCCGACGGGCTCCTGTCGGGCGACACCGTTTATCACATCAATCCGACTGGCAGCTTCGTCATCGGCGGCCCCGACGGCGATGCCGGCCTCACCGGGCGCAAGATCATCGTCGACACCTATGGCGGCGCCGCGCCGCATGGTGGCGGTGCCTTTTCGGGCAAGGACCCGACCAAGGTCGACCGCTCGGCCGCCTATATCTCGCGCTACCTCGCCAAGAATATCGTCGCCGCGGGCCTGGCGCGCCGCTGCACCATCCAGCTCGCCTACGCCATCGGCGTGAGCCAGCCCTTGTCGCTCTATGTCGATACGCATGGGACCGGCAACGTGCCCGACGACGCCATCGAGGCAGCGATCTTCTCGATCGACACCTTGGGCGGCCTGACCCCGCGCGCGATCCGCACCCATCTCGGGCTCAACAAGCCGATCTACGAGAAGAGCGCGGCCTACGGCCACTTCGGCCGCACCGCCGAGGGCGACTATTTCCCGTGGGAGCGCACCGACCTTGTCGAGGAGTTGAAGAGCGCCGTCGCGGGCTAG
- a CDS encoding GGDEF domain-containing protein, with protein sequence MSDGRIFFYLVPGMFLLFGGFLVALWMADRSLKAARWGALAFFAGAGGILLDALRPPNEEWLRHLALTLHFITVALFIQAFARRHEEDLPTAALGIAAIASLVFMPYQPLSPSAEARLVLVQLVALAMLLSVLPRAMRWRDGKAIGRLVVGALAIAAFSYFVRAGLFMARPDTAPVTDFFASFYNVVFHLTTAVIGFSLGLVLLVALGSDAVRRENRETAIDPLTGLGNRRRLHWAINSDEAGKWTCGSVIAIDLDHFKLVNDRYGHEGGDRVLVGVADALKFVFRGQRICRLGGEEFLILLPRDLTGQLPALAGRALAAIEALRFENPLDNCRVSACVGTAIRQQGMSIDETIRAADKAVYRGKASGRGQVNSADAANDGSPEANRSA encoded by the coding sequence ATGTCCGATGGACGCATTTTCTTTTACCTCGTGCCGGGGATGTTTCTGCTATTCGGCGGGTTCCTCGTCGCGCTGTGGATGGCGGATCGCTCGCTCAAGGCGGCGCGCTGGGGGGCGTTGGCCTTCTTTGCCGGTGCGGGCGGGATCCTGCTCGATGCTCTGCGCCCTCCTAACGAGGAGTGGTTGCGCCATCTCGCGCTGACATTGCATTTCATTACCGTCGCATTGTTCATCCAGGCCTTCGCGCGGCGGCATGAGGAGGATTTGCCGACCGCCGCGCTTGGCATTGCCGCGATCGCCAGCCTTGTCTTCATGCCCTACCAACCACTGTCGCCGAGCGCGGAGGCGCGGCTCGTGCTCGTGCAGCTGGTCGCGCTCGCGATGCTCTTGTCGGTGCTGCCGCGCGCGATGCGGTGGCGCGATGGAAAGGCGATCGGGCGATTGGTCGTCGGCGCGCTCGCCATCGCGGCTTTCTCCTATTTCGTTCGCGCCGGGCTGTTCATGGCGCGGCCCGATACCGCGCCCGTCACCGACTTCTTCGCGAGCTTCTACAATGTGGTCTTCCATCTCACGACCGCGGTGATCGGCTTCTCGCTCGGGCTCGTGCTGCTCGTCGCGCTGGGTAGCGATGCGGTACGGCGGGAAAATCGCGAGACCGCGATCGATCCGCTCACGGGGCTCGGTAACCGGCGGCGGCTGCATTGGGCGATCAATTCGGACGAGGCGGGCAAATGGACCTGCGGCAGCGTCATCGCGATAGACCTTGACCATTTCAAGCTGGTCAACGACCGCTACGGGCACGAGGGTGGCGACCGGGTGCTGGTCGGGGTCGCCGATGCCTTGAAATTCGTGTTTCGCGGTCAGCGGATTTGTCGGCTCGGCGGGGAGGAATTCTTGATCCTGCTGCCGCGCGACCTGACCGGACAGCTTCCTGCGCTGGCGGGACGCGCGCTGGCCGCGATCGAGGCGCTGCGTTTCGAAAACCCGCTCGACAATTGCCGGGTCAGCGCCTGCGTGGGGACCGCGATCCGCCAGCAAGGCATGAGTATCGACGAGACCATCCGCGCCGCCGACAAGGCGGTCTATCGCGGCAAGGCCTCGGGACGCGGGCAGGTCAATAGCGCCGACGCCGCCAACGACGGGTCTCCAGAGGCCAATCGCAGCGCCTGA
- a CDS encoding PhoH family protein, with translation MAKRDAVAAVHEDRARLELEFDQPFLLGPLFGEYDRHLVIIEDRLGVNIAARGNKVMIEGEADSANRAREVLLGLYERLDQGQDVDAEVIEAVIGMANQPRLDGIIDKEVADPPKVLIRTRKKTIAPRSANQTVYMKALAKSDMIFALGPAGTGKTYLAVAQAVSMLITGAVERLILSRPAVEAGERLGFLPGDMKEKVDPYLRPLYDALYDMLPGEQVERRIASGEIEIAPIAFMRGRTLNDAFIILDEAQNTTPAQMKMFLTRFGMRSRMVVCGDPLQVDLPDGTRSGLADAVDKLEGVDGIAMTRFTAADVVRHPLVGRIVEAYEGP, from the coding sequence ATGGCAAAACGCGACGCTGTCGCCGCCGTCCACGAGGACCGCGCCCGCTTGGAACTGGAATTCGACCAGCCTTTCCTGCTCGGCCCCCTGTTCGGCGAATATGACCGCCACCTCGTGATCATCGAGGACAGGCTCGGGGTGAACATCGCCGCGCGCGGCAACAAGGTCATGATCGAGGGCGAGGCCGACAGCGCCAATCGCGCCCGCGAAGTGCTCCTCGGCCTCTACGAACGCCTCGACCAAGGACAGGATGTCGACGCCGAGGTCATCGAGGCCGTCATCGGCATGGCCAACCAGCCGCGCCTCGACGGCATCATCGACAAGGAAGTCGCCGACCCGCCCAAGGTCCTCATCCGCACCCGCAAGAAAACCATCGCCCCGCGCTCGGCCAACCAGACCGTCTATATGAAGGCGCTGGCCAAGTCGGACATGATCTTCGCGCTGGGCCCGGCAGGCACCGGCAAGACCTATCTCGCCGTGGCCCAAGCCGTCTCCATGCTCATCACCGGCGCGGTCGAACGCCTCATCCTCTCGCGACCCGCGGTCGAGGCGGGCGAGCGCCTCGGCTTCCTGCCCGGCGACATGAAGGAAAAGGTCGATCCATACCTGCGCCCGCTATACGATGCGCTCTACGACATGCTCCCCGGCGAACAGGTCGAGCGACGCATCGCCAGCGGCGAGATCGAGATCGCGCCCATCGCCTTCATGCGCGGTCGCACCTTGAACGACGCCTTCATCATCCTCGATGAAGCGCAGAACACCACGCCGGCGCAGATGAAGATGTTCCTCACCCGCTTCGGCATGCGCAGCCGCATGGTCGTATGCGGCGATCCGCTTCAGGTCGACCTTCCCGACGGCACGCGTTCGGGGCTTGCCGATGCGGTCGACAAGCTCGAGGGTGTCGATGGGATCGCCATGACCCGCTTCACCGCGGCCGACGTCGTGCGCCACCCTCTGGTCGGACGCATCGTCGAAGCCTATGAAGGCCCTTGA
- a CDS encoding peroxiredoxin — MTLSIGSTAPDFTASTTQGDISFHDWIGDDWAILFSHPKAFTPVCTTELGYMAGLKDEFAKRNTKIIGLSVDTTEDNKNWLPDIGEVSGNDVDYPIIGDSDLNVAKLYNMLPADESGSAEGRTAANNATVRTVYLIGPDKKIRAMLLYPMSSGRNFDEVLRLLDSVQLTENKGVATPVNWKNGDDVIVPPTVSDEDAKAKFGDFETVKPYLRRIPQPQ; from the coding sequence ATGACCCTCTCGATCGGCTCGACCGCCCCCGACTTTACCGCCTCGACCACGCAAGGCGACATCAGCTTCCACGACTGGATCGGCGATGATTGGGCGATCCTCTTCTCGCACCCCAAGGCCTTCACGCCGGTGTGCACCACCGAGCTCGGCTACATGGCCGGCCTCAAGGACGAGTTCGCCAAGCGAAACACCAAGATCATCGGCCTGTCGGTCGATACGACCGAAGACAATAAGAACTGGCTCCCTGACATCGGCGAGGTGTCGGGCAATGACGTCGACTATCCGATCATCGGCGACAGCGACCTCAATGTCGCCAAGCTCTACAACATGCTGCCCGCCGATGAGAGCGGCAGCGCTGAAGGCCGCACCGCCGCCAACAATGCGACCGTACGCACCGTCTACCTCATCGGCCCCGACAAGAAGATCCGCGCCATGCTGCTCTACCCGATGAGCTCGGGCCGCAACTTCGACGAAGTGCTGCGCCTGCTCGACAGCGTCCAGCTGACCGAGAACAAGGGCGTCGCCACGCCGGTGAACTGGAAGAACGGCGACGACGTCATCGTCCCCCCGACCGTCTCGGACGAAGACGCCAAGGCGAAGTTCGGCGATTTCGAAACCGTGAAGCCCTATCTGCGCCGCATCCCGCAGCCGCAGTAA
- the trmB gene encoding tRNA (guanine(46)-N(7))-methyltransferase TrmB, translating to MTAYKQGDPTTLNRLYGRSSTHKLRKGQQELVDGLLPQIGLPEEGPLTARALFGDDRPMHFEIGFGGGEHLAYRADLLPDHGFIGCEPFLNGVAQALVHVKEQALANVRIHMGDALEQLRRVPDGTLSFVYLLHPDPWPKARHAKRRMMNDGPVDMIAAKLKPGGEFRVATDHPVYLDWALMVMQRERHRDQFDWVIEDCTGFLEKPGGWIDTRYAAKARREGRRPYYLRYRRR from the coding sequence ATGACGGCGTATAAGCAAGGCGATCCCACCACCCTCAACCGGCTCTACGGCCGCTCCTCGACGCATAAGCTGCGCAAGGGGCAGCAGGAACTGGTCGATGGCCTCCTCCCCCAAATCGGGCTGCCCGAAGAAGGCCCGCTCACCGCGCGGGCGCTGTTCGGCGACGATCGGCCGATGCATTTCGAGATCGGTTTCGGCGGCGGCGAACATCTCGCCTATCGCGCCGACCTGTTGCCCGACCATGGCTTCATCGGCTGCGAACCCTTCTTGAATGGCGTCGCGCAGGCGCTCGTCCATGTGAAGGAACAGGCGCTCGCCAACGTGCGCATCCACATGGGCGATGCGCTCGAACAATTGCGCCGCGTGCCCGATGGCACCCTCTCCTTCGTCTATCTCCTCCACCCCGACCCCTGGCCCAAGGCGCGCCACGCCAAGCGGCGGATGATGAATGACGGGCCCGTCGACATGATCGCGGCCAAGCTGAAGCCCGGCGGCGAATTTCGCGTCGCCACCGATCATCCCGTCTATCTCGACTGGGCGCTCATGGTCATGCAGCGCGAGCGGCACCGCGACCAGTTCGACTGGGTGATCGAGGATTGCACGGGCTTCCTCGAAAAGCCCGGCGGCTGGATCGACACGCGCTACGCCGCCAAGGCGCGCCGCGAAGGACGTCGCCCCTATTATCTGCGCTACCGCCGCCGCTAA